The following proteins are encoded in a genomic region of Clostridia bacterium:
- a CDS encoding zinc-ribbon domain-containing protein has translation MAKFCMKCGNPLQEGHKFCLNCGAPAAPVAPAAPAAPAGPVCAKCGNPIQEGHKFCLNCGTPVAAAPVVEAAAPVVEAAAPVVEAAAPVVEAAAPVVEAAAPVVEAAPEAPKACAVVIAELKDAGALEELVNGKAAEGYRLVAAVPNGVSNKATLFFELK, from the coding sequence ATGGCTAAATTTTGTATGAAGTGCGGCAATCCGCTCCAGGAAGGTCACAAGTTCTGTCTCAACTGCGGCGCTCCCGCCGCGCCCGTTGCGCCTGCTGCGCCCGCTGCGCCCGCGGGTCCGGTCTGCGCCAAGTGCGGCAATCCGATCCAGGAAGGCCACAAGTTCTGCCTCAACTGCGGAACTCCCGTTGCCGCCGCCCCGGTCGTTGAGGCCGCCGCTCCGGTAGTCGAGGCCGCCGCTCCCGTCGTGGAAGCCGCCGCTCCCGTCGTGGAAGCCGCCGCTCCGGTCGTTGAGGCCGCCGCCCCGGTAGTCGAGGCCGCTCCCGAAGCGCCGAAGGCGTGCGCCGTCGTCATCGCCGAGCTGAAGGACGCGGGCGCCCTCGAGGAGCTCGTCAACGGCAAGGCCGCCGAGGGTTACCGCCTCGTCGCCGCCGTTCCGAACGGAGTGAGCAATAAAGCCACGCTTTTCTTTGAGCTGAAGTAA
- a CDS encoding hydratase, with product MNGITLINEKVFLLNGTELKKASECQLDAEAAASGRIADRILAAHDTGDGKQLRVKFDAMTSHDITYVSIIQTARISGLDKFPIPYVLTNCHNSLCAVGGTINEDDHRFGLSAAVKYGGEFVPPHVAVIHQYMREMYAGCGKMILGSDSHTRYGALGTLGVGEGGGELVKQLLGRTYDVAKPEVICVYLKGAPKAGVGPQDVALAIIGAVFENGFVKNKIMEFVGEGVGAMSAEYRFGVDVMTTETTCLSSVWRTDEKIKEYLTAHGRPQDYKRLDPAPAACYDGAIVVDLDKIENMIALPFHPSNVFTIKELNENAADILAAQAERGCDLRPLVKDGRLTARQHIIAGCAGGGYENLAAAADILEALGGNRGELSLYPASQPVYARLMKNGVAERLIAQGAVLKTAFCGPCFGAGDIPANGTLSVRHTTRNFPNREGSKPGEGQSAFVALMDARSIAATAANGGRLTPATELGIPEREYGCEFDASSYDKRVYKGVGAAKPETALEKGPNIADWPEMDDLAENMLFRVACALRDGVTTTDELIPSGETSSYRSNPLRLARFALSRKAPDYVPECERISALTADEIKRDVPQFDPATTRVASLLVAVRPGDGSAREQAASCQRVLGGKANIARKYATKRYRSNLVNWGMLPFEFEDTDSLEKGDYVYIPRVRELVASGAEEIPAVVIRNGERREITLNLPAMTAQERDIILAGCLANYYGKGNA from the coding sequence TTGAACGGAATAACCCTTATAAATGAAAAAGTCTTCCTGCTGAACGGCACGGAGCTTAAAAAGGCGTCGGAGTGTCAGCTCGACGCGGAGGCGGCGGCGTCCGGCCGCATCGCGGACCGCATTCTGGCGGCGCACGATACCGGCGACGGAAAGCAGCTGCGCGTGAAGTTCGATGCGATGACGAGCCACGACATAACCTACGTCAGCATAATCCAGACGGCGCGAATCAGCGGCCTGGATAAGTTCCCGATACCCTACGTGCTGACCAACTGCCACAACAGCTTATGCGCCGTCGGCGGCACGATCAACGAAGACGACCACCGCTTCGGGCTCTCCGCGGCGGTGAAGTACGGCGGCGAGTTCGTCCCGCCGCACGTCGCGGTCATTCACCAGTATATGCGCGAGATGTACGCCGGATGCGGAAAAATGATCCTCGGCTCCGACAGCCACACGCGCTACGGCGCGCTCGGCACGCTCGGAGTGGGCGAAGGCGGCGGCGAGCTGGTCAAGCAGCTTCTCGGCAGGACCTACGACGTCGCGAAGCCGGAAGTGATATGCGTTTATCTCAAAGGCGCGCCCAAGGCGGGCGTCGGCCCGCAGGACGTCGCGCTCGCGATCATCGGCGCGGTCTTCGAGAACGGCTTCGTCAAGAATAAGATAATGGAGTTCGTCGGCGAGGGAGTCGGCGCGATGAGCGCGGAATACCGCTTCGGCGTGGACGTCATGACGACGGAAACGACCTGCCTCTCGTCCGTCTGGCGCACCGACGAAAAGATAAAGGAATACCTGACGGCGCACGGGCGTCCGCAGGACTATAAACGGCTCGATCCCGCGCCCGCGGCGTGCTACGACGGCGCGATAGTAGTCGACCTCGACAAGATCGAGAATATGATCGCGCTGCCGTTCCACCCCTCCAACGTCTTCACGATAAAGGAGCTGAACGAAAACGCCGCCGATATCCTCGCCGCGCAGGCGGAGAGGGGCTGCGACCTGCGCCCGCTCGTGAAGGACGGACGGCTGACCGCGCGTCAGCATATAATCGCCGGCTGCGCGGGCGGCGGCTACGAAAACCTCGCCGCCGCGGCGGATATACTCGAAGCGCTCGGCGGCAATCGCGGCGAGCTTTCGCTCTATCCCGCGAGCCAGCCGGTCTACGCGCGGCTGATGAAAAACGGCGTCGCGGAGCGGCTTATCGCGCAGGGCGCGGTGCTGAAGACCGCCTTCTGCGGCCCCTGCTTCGGCGCGGGCGACATCCCCGCGAACGGCACGCTCTCGGTGCGGCATACCACCCGCAACTTCCCCAACCGCGAGGGCAGCAAGCCCGGCGAGGGGCAGTCGGCGTTCGTCGCGCTGATGGACGCGCGCTCGATAGCGGCTACCGCCGCGAACGGCGGGCGGCTTACTCCCGCGACGGAGCTCGGCATCCCCGAGCGCGAGTACGGCTGCGAGTTCGACGCGTCGAGCTACGATAAGCGCGTCTACAAGGGCGTCGGCGCCGCGAAGCCGGAGACCGCGCTCGAGAAGGGCCCGAACATCGCCGATTGGCCGGAGATGGACGACCTTGCCGAAAATATGCTTTTCCGCGTCGCCTGCGCGCTGCGCGACGGCGTTACCACCACCGACGAGCTTATCCCGTCGGGTGAAACCTCCTCCTACCGTTCCAACCCGCTGCGGCTGGCGCGCTTCGCGCTCTCGCGCAAGGCGCCGGACTACGTGCCGGAATGCGAACGCATCTCCGCGCTTACCGCGGATGAGATAAAGCGCGACGTGCCTCAGTTCGATCCGGCGACCACCCGCGTCGCGAGCCTGCTCGTGGCGGTGCGCCCCGGCGACGGCTCCGCGCGCGAACAGGCGGCGTCCTGCCAGCGCGTGCTCGGCGGCAAGGCGAATATCGCGCGCAAATACGCGACCAAGCGCTACCGCAGCAACCTCGTCAACTGGGGCATGCTGCCGTTTGAGTTCGAGGATACAGACTCGCTCGAGAAGGGCGACTACGTTTATATCCCGCGCGTCCGCGAGCTCGTCGCCTCCGGCGCGGAGGAGATACCCGCCGTCGTGATAAGAAACGGCGAACGCCGTGAAATTACCCTGAACCTGCCCGCGATGACGGCGCAGGAGCGCGACATTATCCTCGCCGGCTGTCTGGCGAACTATTACGGAAAGGGGAACGCGTGA
- the gdhA gene encoding NADP-specific glutamate dehydrogenase — protein sequence MEIKNAYLAELYDRVAKRNAGEKEFLQAVGEVLESLSPVADKRQDLIDAGVFDRIVEPERFVQFRVAWVDDSGKVQVNRGYRVQFNSAIGPYKGGLRLHPSVCASVIKFLGFEQVFKNSLTGLPMGGGKGGSDFDPKGKSDGEIMRFCQSFMTELCRHIGADTDVPAGDIGVGAREIGYLFGQYKRIRNEFVGVLTGKGLTYGGSLARTQATGYGLCYFAKCMLEGAGKSFDGKTVVISGSGNVAIYACQKAQSFGAKVVAMSDSNGYVYDPDGIKFDVVRQIKEVERARISEYAKRVPGATYTEGCKGIWTIKCDIALPCATQNEIDGESAAILVKNGCFAVAEGANMPSTPEAVECFKAAGVLFGPAKAANAGGVATSGLEMSQNSLRLSWTFEEVDERLHGIMKNIYANAVAAAAEYGCAGDLVAGANIAGFLKVAEAMKAQGVC from the coding sequence ATGGAAATCAAAAACGCGTATCTTGCTGAGCTCTACGACCGCGTCGCGAAGCGCAACGCCGGCGAAAAAGAGTTCCTCCAGGCCGTGGGCGAGGTGCTCGAATCCCTCTCCCCCGTCGCCGACAAGCGTCAGGATCTGATCGACGCCGGCGTTTTCGACCGCATCGTCGAGCCGGAACGCTTCGTTCAGTTCCGCGTCGCGTGGGTTGACGACAGCGGCAAGGTGCAGGTCAACAGAGGCTACCGCGTGCAGTTCAACTCCGCGATCGGCCCCTATAAGGGCGGCCTGCGTCTGCATCCCTCCGTATGCGCCTCCGTCATCAAGTTCCTCGGCTTCGAGCAGGTCTTCAAGAACAGCCTGACCGGTCTGCCGATGGGCGGCGGCAAGGGCGGCAGCGACTTCGACCCGAAGGGCAAGAGCGACGGCGAGATCATGCGTTTTTGCCAGAGCTTTATGACCGAGCTGTGCCGCCACATCGGCGCGGACACGGACGTTCCCGCCGGCGATATCGGAGTCGGCGCACGTGAGATCGGATATCTCTTCGGCCAGTATAAGCGCATACGCAACGAATTCGTCGGCGTGCTGACCGGCAAGGGCCTGACCTACGGCGGCTCCCTCGCCAGAACGCAGGCGACCGGCTACGGCCTGTGCTACTTCGCCAAGTGTATGCTCGAGGGCGCCGGCAAGAGCTTCGACGGCAAGACCGTCGTCATCAGCGGCAGCGGCAACGTCGCCATCTACGCCTGCCAGAAGGCGCAGTCCTTCGGCGCGAAGGTCGTCGCGATGAGCGACTCCAACGGCTACGTTTACGATCCCGACGGCATCAAGTTCGACGTCGTGCGGCAGATCAAGGAGGTCGAGAGAGCCCGCATTTCCGAGTACGCAAAGCGCGTTCCGGGCGCGACCTACACCGAGGGCTGCAAGGGCATCTGGACGATCAAGTGCGACATCGCCCTCCCCTGCGCCACGCAGAACGAGATCGACGGCGAATCCGCCGCCATCCTCGTCAAGAACGGCTGCTTCGCGGTCGCCGAGGGCGCGAATATGCCCAGCACCCCCGAAGCCGTCGAGTGCTTCAAGGCCGCGGGCGTCCTCTTCGGACCCGCGAAGGCCGCCAACGCCGGCGGCGTCGCCACCAGCGGACTTGAGATGAGCCAGAACTCCCTGCGCCTTTCCTGGACCTTCGAGGAGGTCGACGAAAGACTGCACGGCATAATGAAGAACATCTACGCGAACGCCGTCGCCGCCGCCGCCGAATACGGCTGCGCGGGCGACCTCGTCGCGGGCGCGAACATCGCCGGCTTCCTGAAGGTCGCCGAGGCGATGAAGGCCCAGGGCGTCTGCTGA
- a CDS encoding 2-oxo acid dehydrogenase subunit E2, whose translation MFGHRSDGRKIKSLDPLFYAIPHLMPRRDDSMVFADMNIEMTELDRYVKEKRAECPDISHMTVIMAAMGRVMAEKPFLNRFIIGRRIYARKYISVCYNILTEFGPENPREDIIKLYYENGDDVFKVTKRAADAIKNMRETAAKAQTTSGLDKFLKLVFHLPTFMISGAIRFLFFLDRRGMLTKSLLDISPLHSSMYLTNMASLGMGSVKHHLYENGTVSLFLALGKREFTPVFDREGLEKTKRTMNVTFTVDERICSGYVFSRCLRLFEHYLRHPEELEQPMEIRQDVK comes from the coding sequence ATGTTCGGACACAGATCTGACGGCAGAAAAATAAAGAGTCTCGACCCGCTGTTTTACGCGATCCCGCACCTTATGCCGAGGCGCGACGACTCGATGGTCTTCGCCGATATGAATATCGAAATGACCGAGCTCGACCGCTACGTCAAGGAAAAGCGCGCCGAATGCCCCGACATTTCTCACATGACCGTCATTATGGCGGCGATGGGCAGAGTCATGGCGGAAAAACCGTTTCTCAACCGCTTCATCATCGGCAGGCGCATCTACGCGAGAAAGTATATCAGCGTCTGCTATAACATACTGACCGAGTTCGGACCGGAAAACCCGCGCGAAGACATCATCAAGCTCTATTACGAGAACGGCGACGACGTCTTCAAAGTCACCAAGCGCGCCGCCGACGCGATAAAGAATATGCGCGAGACCGCCGCGAAAGCGCAGACGACCTCCGGTCTGGACAAGTTCCTGAAGCTCGTCTTCCATCTGCCGACCTTTATGATCTCCGGCGCGATCCGCTTCCTCTTCTTCCTTGACAGGCGCGGAATGCTGACGAAGTCGCTGCTGGATATTTCGCCGCTGCACTCCTCGATGTATCTGACGAACATGGCGTCGCTCGGCATGGGCAGCGTCAAGCACCACCTCTATGAAAACGGCACCGTCAGCCTCTTCCTCGCGCTCGGCAAGCGCGAGTTCACCCCCGTCTTCGACAGGGAGGGGCTCGAGAAGACGAAGCGCACGATGAACGTCACCTTCACCGTTGACGAGCGCATCTGCTCCGGATACGTTTTTTCACGCTGCCTGCGCTTGTTCGAGCACTACCTGCGCCATCCCGAA